Proteins encoded by one window of Rhineura floridana isolate rRhiFlo1 chromosome 9, rRhiFlo1.hap2, whole genome shotgun sequence:
- the LOC133363642 gene encoding splicing factor YJU2-like, protein NTDYAMEHGTTWNFQAEKLLEEEEKRLQKDREDEELNNPMKVLENRTKDSKLEMEVLENLQKLKELNQCQAHVDLESMLQQYQAYEEQQRPRELEEDEQETKAMLEQAQSRKLLQDSDSDEDSLPGPTKSFAKAKPTDILREDSETQAKKMKVESWERSVGKLSNKAKLSGLVMAKRKPNLSLANGADSWNMPPGPGAGSADKTSVDTSLASRSKAGASSLSLLGAYSDSEDSKSDWLRE, encoded by the coding sequence aacacggATTATGCCATGGAGCACGGCACCACTTGGAACTTCCAGGCCGAGAAGCTtctggaggaagaggagaagcgcCTGCAAAAAGACAGAGAGGATGAAGAGCTGAACAACCCAATGAAGGTTTTGGAGAACAGGACCAAAGACTCCAAGCTCGAGATGGAAGTCCTGGAGAACCTGCAGAAGCTGAAGGAGCTGAACCAGTGCCAGGCCCACGTGGACTTAGAGTCCATGCTGCAGCAGTACCAAGCGTACGAGGAGCAGCAGAGGCCGCGGGAGCTGGAGGAGGACGAGCAGGAGACCAAAGCTATGCTAGAACAAGCCCAGAGCAGGAAGTTGCTGCAAGACTCCGATTCAGATGAGGACTCTCTTCCTGGTCCTACTAAGTCGTTTGCAAAAGCAAAGCCTACAGACATCCTGCGAGAGGACTCAGAGACGCAAGCAAAAAAGATGAAGGTGGAAAGCTGGGAGAGGAGTGTCGGGAAACTCTCCAACAAGGCCAAACTCTCCGGGCTGGTGATGGCCAAGAGGAAGCCGAATTTGAGCTTGGCAAATGGGGCGGACAGTTGGAACATGCCGCCGGGCCCAGGTGCCGGGAGTGCAGACAAGACCTCTGTGGATACCTCTCTGGCTTCCCGTTCAAAGGCGGGCGCCTCTTCCCTCAGCCTCCTGGGAGCATATTCAGACAGCGAGGACAGTAAAAGTGACTGGTTGAGGGAGTGA